The Dehalococcoidia bacterium DNA segment TACGTGCGCCTGGACGGGGATGTGGGGTGCCTGGTGAATGGGGCGGGGCTGGCCATGGCCACCTTGGACATCGTGAGCCGTGTGGGAGCGCGGCCGGCCAACTTCCTGGATGTGGGCGGAGGCGCCAGCGAGGAGAAGGTGCAGAAGGCTTTTGGCATCATCCTGGACGACCCTCGGGTGCGGCGGGTGCTGGTGAACATCTTCGGGGGGATTTTGCGGTGCGATGTGGCGGCGCGGGGCATCGTGGCCGCTGTACGGGCGAAGGGTTCCTGCCCCCCGATGGTGGTGCGCATGCTGGGCACCAATGTAGAGGAGGGGCGGCAGATTCTGCGCCAGGCGGGCCTGCCCGTTACCTTCGTGGAGACCCTGCAGGAGGCCGCCGCAGCGCTACAGCCCAGGGGGTAGGCGCGTGATAGAGCGTCTATCCAAGGAAGTGGAGGCGATCGACCCTGGGACGCTCGGCATGCCCGTTATCGGAACACGAGGCTCGCGCCTGGCGCTCACCTGTGCGCCTGCAGGGTCTGCTCCGCCAGGACGGCGATACCTACTCCGTTTTGTTGCGAGCCCACTGCATCCGCCGGGGCGACCTACAGGCGCGGTTGGGCATGGAGCGTGGACGACCCGGAAGGGGGCCCACTTCACCCCTCCCGCAGGGGACATCCCAGCGCCTGTGCCACAGCCTGTTTAGCCTTGCGCCCTGGCACTGGATATGGTCTGTGGTTTTTACCTGCCAGAAGACCGTTCAGCCCATCAGCGTTGGCGTGGCGGACGGCCTGCGGTATATTCTGTATGAGGCGACGCTTTGTGTAAACAAACAGACGCAAGGGTGGGGGTCGCTTCAGCAGAAGGGCCGGCGGCCGCAGCTGGCCATAGGAGGGATAGCCGAGGTGGGGTGTCCCGTCGCTTTAGCCTTTGGTAGCAACTTTTGCCAGGCCCAGAGCACCTTCGGCTTCTGCGCCATACCTTCGTAAGGAGGCATCCGCATGGCCATCCTGGTAGACGAAACCACCCGCGTCGTCGTGCAGGGCATTACGGGGCGGGAGGGGGGATTCCACGCCGAGCGGTGTATGGAGTATGGCACCAAAGTGGTGGCAGGTGTCACGCCTGGGCGGGGGGGCACCTTCTTCAAGGAGACGGTGCCCGTCTTTGATACGGTGGAGGAGGCGGTCCGCCAGACGGGGGCCAACACCTCCCTCATCTTCGTGCCCGCCCCCTTCGCCCCTGACGCCATTGTGGAGGCGGCCACCGCAGGGGTGCGCCTGGTCATCTGCATCACTGAAGGGGTGCCCGTGTTGGACATGGTGCGCATCGTCCGCTGGCTGGCCGACAAGCCCGTGCGCCTCATCGGCCCCAACTGCCCCGGCCTTATCACCCCCCGCACCCGTACCAAGGTGGGCATTATGCCCGGGGCCATCCACCGCCCGGGCAAGGTGGGGGTGGTCTCCCGCTCGGGCACCCTCACCTACGAGGCGGTGATGCAGTTGACCAGCCTGGGCATTGGGCAGTCCACCTGCGTGGGCATCGGGGGCGACCCCATCAGCGGGACGACTTTCGTGGATGTCCTGCGCATGTTCAACGACGACCCCGAGACGGAGGCGGTGGTGCTCATCGGGGAAATCGGGGGCACCAAGGAGCAGGAGGCGGCGGAGTTCATCAAGCGGGAGATGCGCAAGCCGGTGGCTGCCTTCGTGGTGGGGGCGACGGCTCCGCCCGGCAAGCGCATGGGGCATGCGGGGGCCATCATCACGGGCCAGTCGGCCACGGCGGTGGCCAAGATCCAGGCTCTGCGGGAGGCGGGGTGTTGGATCATCCCCACGCCCGCCGACATCGGGGCCGTTACCCAGCGCATGCTGAGGGAGGCGGGGATAAAGGTATAGACCCCCTCCAGCGCGCCAGCGCCCGGAAGACGGTGCGCTGGCTCACTCCAAAGCGCTGGGCCAGTTGGGGCACCGTGAGCCCCTCCCGCTGACGCACCTCCCAAATCTGCCGGTCCCGCGCCTCCCGCTGCTGGGCCAGCCACCGCCGATACCCCTCCGGGTCGTCATACTTGCACTGGGGCAGGGGGCACTGCAGACACGCCGGCGACACCTCGCACCCCTCATCCCGATAGGGGTAATACTCGGGAAGCACATCCAGCAAAGGCAAACCCCGCCGCGTCATCCTGCACCCCCTTTACCGCCCCACTCCGACCGCCTCGGGGACACGCCCCCGTGCCACCCGGGGCAGGTAACGCCCCGCCTCCAGAAGCAGAGCGGTGCTCATCAGGAAATCGTCGTGCCCTTTGCGGGCGTCCACGAAGAAGTCCATGCGCCCGCCGGGGAGGTAGTGGGCCTCGGCCTGCTCCATCTGCCGCCAGAACTCCTGGCACTCGGGGGAGCCGTCCCGGGCGTAGACCTTCAGGCGTCCTGCGCCCACGGCCGCCAGCAGGTCAAACCCCAGGCGCGCCTTGCGGGGGGCGGTGAAGACGAAAGGCTGCACCACCCCCTCCCCCAACGCCTTCACCAGCATGCTGGTGAGACCCGCCCCGATGCCCGTGGCGTCCACCACCACCCGACGACACCGCCACACCCGCTTCAGCAGGTCCACCAGACGGGGCACCAGGATGTGGTGCGCCTCCCCTTGCCACCAGTAGTGCTCCACGATGCGCACCGTGGGCTCCGGGTGCAGGTCGTCGCACGCCGAAAAGTCCAGCTCCCCGATGCTCACCACCGTGGCGTCGTGGGGTGTGGGGCGGGGGCCTTCCGGCGCCTGCCAGGGCTCGCCCCCCACATCTATCCCCGCCACATATATCCCCCCTGGTTGGGGGGCACGCAGGCGGGGGTGGTCCCCCTCCAGCAGGGCCAACAGGGAACGGGAGAAGAGACCTCCCCCGCCCGCCACCGGCAGGAGGCGATACTGGGTGCGGAAGAGGGGGTGGTCCTCCCCCAGGCGTTGGCGCTCCGCCTCTACATACTGGGCATAGGCGGGGTTATAGCGGGCCACCTCCTCCCACTCCACCCGGAAGTGGCGTGGGATGCCGTCCTTGCGCTCCAGTTCCTGGTTGAGGGCCTTCATCTGCTCCAGCAGCGTGTTGCCATCCCAAGGCGTGCCGTAGAGGACGGTGGTAACCTGGTGGGCAGCCCCCATCGGGCGCACCTCTTTGGTGAACTTCTCGGCGTCCACCTCCTGGGCCTCGTCCACCTCCAGGAGGAGGCTGGCGGTGTGGCCCACGATGTGGGTGCCGGGCTCGCAGGAGAGGAACACCTGGCGCGCCCGCCCCAGGCGCAGGATGTGCCCCCCCTCGGAGCGCACCAGGCGCAAAAGGCCGGCGTCGGCCAAGCGGTCCTGCAGACGGCGCTTGCTGATGAGCACCTGGGGCACAAAGGTGGGAGCACACTTCACCAGGTCGCCCCCTGTGTGCATGTGGGTGGCCAGTAGGAACACCTCCAGGAGGGCGGAGAGTTCGTTCTTGCCCCCCTGGCGGGCGATCTCCACGCTAAAAGTGAGGCCCCGGCGGTGCAGGACGCTCTCCAGCACCGCCCGTCCGATGCGGGCCTGGTAGGGGCGCAAGGTGGGCAGGGGCATAGGCACCTCCTACTGCAGGAAGCCCAGAACAATCTGCACCACCACCGCCCCCACCACCAGGAAGATCAGGCCATTCACCCGCCCCTTGAGGTCCTCCAAAGAGCGCTCCAGGGCGGCGATGCGCTGTTCCAACAGGGCGTCAAAGGCCGTCGGGGGGCGCAGGTCGACGGGAGGCGTCGGAGCCTTGCGCAGACGGCGCAGAGCCTCTTCCAACGGCTTCATGGCTTCTCCTCCCCCAGCCCCAACTGGGTGCTGATGCTGGTGAGCACCTGAGCCAGGGCCTGCCCCAGGTCCTCCCCCGCCTTAGGGGAGAGGCGATACTTGGTCGCCACCAGGCGCAGCAGGGTGTTCATCCCCTTCAGGAGCAGGTCCAGACGTTGGGGCTCCCGCTGGGCCAGGGCCAGAAGGCGCAGGCGCAAAAGGGCGATCTCCTCGTCCAACCCCTCCACCTGGCGGGCGCGGGGCAGGCGCAGGCGCTCCGCCTGGGACAGGGCCTCGGCGTAAAACCCCTCGGGCGACAGGGTGCTGTTACTGGCCATGCGTCCCCTCCGGGGTCTCCAGGCCCTGCAGGGCGTGGAGGAGGTCCTCCAAGGCGTCGGGGGGAAGGCGTTGGGCGGTGCGCAGGACACCCAGCAGGAGCAGGTAGGCGGCCACCTCCCACCGCTCCTGGGCGATGGCGTGGGACAGGGCGCTCACGGGGCACCTCCTTTGGGGCGACGATAGGCCCGCAGGATGAGCAGGGCCATCGCCCAGGAGACCCCCCAGGGCACCGCCCACACCAGGGCCAGCACCCCCTTCCCCAACGGCTCCAGGAGGGGGGCCACGCTCACCCCCAGCAGGGCCAGGTTCACCCCCACCAGCAGGAGCACTGCCCACCGCTTGGCCCGCCGGGGCGGGCGCCGCACCAGGGCGTAAGCGTTCCAGGCGCTGGCCAGGGCGGTGGCCCCGCGCTCGCCAGCCACCAGCAGGGTCAGAGCATCGGGCATGTGGGGGCCTCCTGGGCTTCTGGCAAGGGGAAATATAGAACATATGTTCTAGTTCTGCAAGGCGGGAATGGCACACCAAAGAGCAGACGCACGCCCTTCACGGGCATCAAAGGGCTGTGGGGGCACAAGCCGAGCGCTCTTGCCCTCTTATGGCCGAGGGGTTATGCTCCTCACAGGCAGTGTCCCAGGAGGCACCTGTGGGGCTGGTCAAAGCCCGAGGCTGGATAGGCAGAGACAGGGAACACCTGCACGAGATGGAGTTCCTGGTGGACACCGGCTCCTTCTACACCCTGCTTCCCCCGCATCGTGCAGCCGCGCTAGGCATTGCCCTCCCCCTTACAGGGCCGGTCGTCCTGGCCGACCGTCGGACAGTGTCTATCCCGTTGGACATGGCCTATCTACGCCT contains these protein-coding regions:
- a CDS encoding helix-turn-helix domain-containing protein, whose protein sequence is MTRRGLPLLDVLPEYYPYRDEGCEVSPACLQCPLPQCKYDDPEGYRRWLAQQREARDRQIWEVRQREGLTVPQLAQRFGVSQRTVFRALARWRGSIPLSPPPSACAG
- the sucD gene encoding succinate--CoA ligase subunit alpha produces the protein MAILVDETTRVVVQGITGREGGFHAERCMEYGTKVVAGVTPGRGGTFFKETVPVFDTVEEAVRQTGANTSLIFVPAPFAPDAIVEAATAGVRLVICITEGVPVLDMVRIVRWLADKPVRLIGPNCPGLITPRTRTKVGIMPGAIHRPGKVGVVSRSGTLTYEAVMQLTSLGIGQSTCVGIGGDPISGTTFVDVLRMFNDDPETEAVVLIGEIGGTKEQEAAEFIKREMRKPVAAFVVGATAPPGKRMGHAGAIITGQSATAVAKIQALREAGCWIIPTPADIGAVTQRMLREAGIKV